In one window of Festucalex cinctus isolate MCC-2025b chromosome 14, RoL_Fcin_1.0, whole genome shotgun sequence DNA:
- the LOC144001401 gene encoding uncharacterized protein LOC144001401 isoform X1: MALKGLLACLCLLAGFPYSLQEEMQTKNCSSQFLEDLTGDLQVAAECSIKPKWTPQQRAALLVHMRNLTEMLHTQQLSECQGAEPVKCPQPEVPENGGLVCATVAARRFCKPMCNHGYDFQFLRKSRAFEECSAATAYKWSTQYIGGNKLAVCQEVIQVGGVETAYFPQGEDCLTTKGSQQSASDILQDFIEETKNRHGANGDVESLCLLCG, from the exons ATGGCACTGAAAGGACTACTGGCTTGTCTCTGCTTGCTAGCAG GGTTTCCCTACTCGCTTCAAGAGGAAATGCAAACAAAGAATTGCAGCTCTCAATTTCTGGAGGACCTAACAGGTGATCTccag gtggcggcagagtgcAGTATCAAACCCAAGTGGACCCCCCAGCAGAGGGCGGCCTTGCTTGTCCACATGAGGAATCTGACTGAGATGCTGCACACGCAACAGCTGAGCG aATGCCAAGGTGCCGAGCCGGTGAAATGCCCGCAGCCCGAGGTTCCCGAAAACGGAGGCTTGGTGTGCGCCACGGTGGCTGCCAGGCGCTTCTGCAAACCCATGTGCAACCAT ggTTACGACTTTCAGTTCCTGAGGAAAAGCAGAGCGTTTGAAGAGTGCAGCGCAGCGACGGCTTACAAGTGGAGCACTCAGTACATTGGCGGAAACAAGCTGGCGGTTTGCCAAG AAGTGATTCAAGTGGGCGGAGTCGAGACGGCTTACTTTCCCCAAGGCGAGGACTGTTTGACCACCAAGGGGAGCCAACAAAGCGCAAGCGACATCCTTCAAGACTTTATAGAGGAGACCAAGAATCGCCATGGAGCAAACGGCGATGTCGAGTCACTTTGCCTGCTGTGTGGATGA
- the LOC144001401 gene encoding uncharacterized protein LOC144001401 isoform X2, producing the protein MQTKNCSSQFLEDLTGDLQVAAECSIKPKWTPQQRAALLVHMRNLTEMLHTQQLSECQGAEPVKCPQPEVPENGGLVCATVAARRFCKPMCNHGYDFQFLRKSRAFEECSAATAYKWSTQYIGGNKLAVCQEVIQVGGVETAYFPQGEDCLTTKGSQQSASDILQDFIEETKNRHGANGDVESLCLLCG; encoded by the exons ATGCAAACAAAGAATTGCAGCTCTCAATTTCTGGAGGACCTAACAGGTGATCTccag gtggcggcagagtgcAGTATCAAACCCAAGTGGACCCCCCAGCAGAGGGCGGCCTTGCTTGTCCACATGAGGAATCTGACTGAGATGCTGCACACGCAACAGCTGAGCG aATGCCAAGGTGCCGAGCCGGTGAAATGCCCGCAGCCCGAGGTTCCCGAAAACGGAGGCTTGGTGTGCGCCACGGTGGCTGCCAGGCGCTTCTGCAAACCCATGTGCAACCAT ggTTACGACTTTCAGTTCCTGAGGAAAAGCAGAGCGTTTGAAGAGTGCAGCGCAGCGACGGCTTACAAGTGGAGCACTCAGTACATTGGCGGAAACAAGCTGGCGGTTTGCCAAG AAGTGATTCAAGTGGGCGGAGTCGAGACGGCTTACTTTCCCCAAGGCGAGGACTGTTTGACCACCAAGGGGAGCCAACAAAGCGCAAGCGACATCCTTCAAGACTTTATAGAGGAGACCAAGAATCGCCATGGAGCAAACGGCGATGTCGAGTCACTTTGCCTGCTGTGTGGATGA